One Treponema pectinovorum DNA segment encodes these proteins:
- a CDS encoding sugar transferase, whose protein sequence is MTRFFDILFSGIAIIILFPFMIPIIIGLKLTGEHDVFYVQERIGKEKKPFKVFKFATMLRNSPNMAGGLITKDKDPRILPMGNFLRKTKINELPQLINIFLGQMSVIGYRPFAPIHFSLYSEEIQDKMAKSVPGLSGIGSIVFRNEEHILHTVENPEYFHDKVITPYKGQLESWYIENKNIGNYFKCIIWTVLVVLNPKNTGWKKSFRGLPPVPKELVNYILYGA, encoded by the coding sequence ATGACACGTTTTTTTGACATTTTATTTAGTGGTATTGCTATAATAATTTTGTTCCCATTTATGATTCCGATTATTATTGGATTAAAACTGACTGGTGAACATGATGTTTTTTATGTCCAGGAGAGAATTGGCAAAGAGAAAAAGCCTTTTAAAGTATTCAAATTTGCAACAATGCTTAGAAATAGTCCTAATATGGCAGGGGGGCTTATTACAAAGGATAAAGATCCAAGAATCTTGCCGATGGGAAATTTTTTAAGAAAAACGAAAATTAATGAACTCCCCCAGCTTATCAATATTTTTTTGGGACAAATGAGTGTAATTGGATATAGACCTTTCGCACCTATACACTTTTCGCTCTATAGCGAGGAAATTCAAGATAAAATGGCAAAAAGTGTTCCAGGGCTTTCAGGGATTGGGTCAATTGTTTTTCGGAATGAAGAGCATATTCTTCATACTGTAGAAAATCCCGAATATTTTCATGATAAAGTTATAACGCCGTATAAAGGGCAACTCGAAAGTTGGTATATTGAAAATAAGAATATTGGAAATTATTTTAAATGCATAATATGGACTGTGTTGGTCGTATTGAATCCCAAAAATACTGGATGGAAAAAATCTTTTCGAGGACTTCCTCCTGTACCAAAAGAATTAGTAAATTATATTTTATATGGAGCTTAA
- a CDS encoding LegC family aminotransferase — MENKEKICNYIKSLYPEMKDMVLLHCPQFLGNEKKYLNECIDTKFVSYVSHFVTDMEESIKKITGAKFAVAMVNGTEALHMAIICAGINSGEEIITQSLTFAATSAAIVHCGASPIFIDVDIDTMGMSPNALKKYLESNTEQRDGKCHNKKTGKVISACIPMHTFGHPCRIDEIKEICDNYNLILIEDSAESIGSSFKGKMTGTFGKAGILSFNGNKCVTTGAGGMLITDDEAIATRARYISTTAKKPSKWEFFHTEAGYNLRMPGTCGAIGAAQLEYFEKTMENKRETAKLYQNFFAELGIECFKEPKNACSNYWLNAIILKDKNEREEFLEYANSNGVQCRPIWTLMHKMPPYENYERADLYNSEWLEDRVVNIPSSVRTSL, encoded by the coding sequence ATGGAAAATAAGGAAAAAATTTGTAATTATATAAAATCGCTTTATCCAGAGATGAAAGATATGGTTCTTCTTCATTGTCCTCAATTTTTAGGGAATGAAAAGAAATATCTTAATGAATGTATCGATACTAAGTTTGTTTCTTATGTAAGCCATTTTGTAACAGACATGGAAGAGTCGATCAAGAAAATAACTGGGGCGAAATTTGCAGTTGCTATGGTAAACGGAACCGAAGCTTTACACATGGCGATTATTTGCGCTGGAATTAATTCTGGAGAGGAAATTATTACCCAGTCTTTAACCTTTGCTGCAACATCGGCAGCTATTGTTCACTGTGGTGCAAGTCCAATTTTTATTGATGTTGATATAGATACAATGGGGATGTCGCCTAATGCGCTAAAAAAATATCTTGAAAGTAATACAGAACAGAGAGATGGTAAGTGTCATAATAAGAAAACTGGGAAAGTTATTTCAGCATGTATTCCAATGCATACTTTTGGGCATCCTTGCCGTATCGATGAGATAAAAGAAATTTGTGATAACTACAATCTTATCCTTATTGAAGATTCTGCCGAATCAATAGGCTCTTCGTTCAAAGGAAAAATGACTGGAACTTTTGGAAAAGCAGGTATTTTAAGTTTTAACGGAAACAAGTGTGTAACAACAGGCGCAGGAGGAATGCTTATTACAGATGATGAAGCAATTGCGACTCGTGCAAGATATATTTCTACAACAGCAAAAAAGCCTTCAAAATGGGAATTTTTTCATACAGAAGCAGGTTATAACCTAAGAATGCCAGGTACTTGTGGAGCAATCGGTGCTGCCCAACTCGAGTATTTTGAAAAAACAATGGAAAACAAGCGCGAAACTGCAAAACTGTATCAGAATTTTTTTGCAGAACTTGGGATAGAGTGTTTTAAAGAACCAAAAAATGCTTGTTCAAATTATTGGCTCAATGCAATAATTTTAAAAGATAAGAATGAAAGAGAAGAATTTCTTGAATATGCAAATTCTAACGGAGTTCAATGTCGGCCTATTTGGACTTTAATGCATAAGATGCCACCTTATGAAAATTATGAAAGGGCGGACTTATATAATTCTGAATGGCTTGAAGATAGAGTTGTAAATATTCCTTCAAGTGTAAGAACGAGTTTGTAA
- a CDS encoding UDP-N-acetylglucosamine 4,6-dehydratase — MLDNILPLIGRTAPLLETDIKNNEKIISEIVRNSRFLVIGGAGTIGSAICKEIFYRNPKVLHVVDISENNMVELVRDIRSSVGYGDGEFATFALDCGSEIFKAFMNAQKKRIGGYDYVFNTSALKHVRSEKDPYTLMRLIDTNIFNTDQTMKMAKDAGAKKYFCVSTDKAANPVNMMGASKRIMEFYLNRRSQEMPISTARFANVAFSDGSLLYGFNRRIEKGQPISAPNDVRRYFVTPKEAGELCMMSCLLGENRDLFFPKLDHDLNLITFSSIAEKYLRSLGYEPIQCSTEDEARSRVSELKDIHKYPVYFFKSDTTGEKDFEEFFTANEKVVMDRFESLGVIQNDLIYDEKMLEYFTSAITKMKKKGEWNRGELIDLFNEMIPNFNHKETGKFLDGRM; from the coding sequence ATGTTAGACAATATTTTACCGTTAATTGGTCGCACAGCACCCTTACTTGAAACTGATATTAAAAATAACGAAAAAATTATTTCAGAAATAGTTCGAAATTCTCGGTTCCTTGTAATAGGTGGGGCGGGAACAATTGGTTCTGCAATTTGTAAAGAAATTTTTTATAGAAATCCAAAAGTTCTTCATGTTGTTGATATTTCTGAAAATAATATGGTTGAACTTGTACGCGACATTCGTTCTTCTGTGGGATATGGAGATGGTGAGTTTGCAACATTTGCATTGGACTGTGGTAGCGAAATCTTTAAAGCATTTATGAATGCTCAGAAAAAGAGAATTGGTGGATATGACTATGTTTTTAATACATCGGCCTTAAAACATGTTCGTTCTGAAAAAGACCCTTATACTTTGATGCGTTTAATCGATACAAATATTTTTAATACTGATCAAACAATGAAAATGGCAAAAGATGCTGGTGCAAAAAAATATTTCTGTGTTTCTACAGATAAAGCAGCAAATCCTGTAAATATGATGGGTGCTTCAAAACGAATTATGGAATTTTATTTGAACCGTCGTAGTCAGGAAATGCCAATTTCTACTGCTCGTTTTGCGAATGTTGCTTTTAGTGATGGAAGTTTGCTGTATGGTTTTAACCGCCGTATTGAAAAAGGACAGCCAATAAGCGCTCCAAATGATGTTCGCCGATATTTTGTTACTCCAAAGGAAGCTGGCGAACTTTGTATGATGAGTTGTTTGCTTGGGGAGAATCGTGATTTATTTTTCCCTAAACTTGACCACGATTTAAACCTTATAACGTTCAGTTCAATTGCAGAAAAGTATCTTAGAAGTCTCGGTTATGAGCCGATTCAGTGTTCAACAGAAGATGAAGCACGCTCTCGAGTAAGTGAACTTAAAGACATTCATAAGTATCCCGTTTATTTTTTTAAAAGCGATACCACAGGTGAAAAAGATTTTGAAGAATTCTTTACTGCAAATGAAAAAGTTGTAATGGATCGATTTGAAAGTCTTGGTGTTATTCAAAATGATTTAATTTATGATGAAAAAATGCTTGAATATTTTACTTCTGCGATTACAAAAATGAAGAAAAAAGGCGAGTGGAATCGGGGTGAATTAATCGATCTATTCAATGAGATGATTCCTAATTTTAATCATAAAGAAACTGGAAAATTTCTTGATGGTAGAATGTAA
- a CDS encoding Crp/Fnr family transcriptional regulator has product MQNIQEITKELPFWNSLSDSQKIFLNQNAYLKSFPRGKILSGTEKACLGLFYVVSGKIRVYAISEDGKEITLFNIEKAETCVLSSSCVIEQVEFDAQMVADEDCKLLIFGASGIGKLSNENLNVKCFVYEILIKRFSQVMEIIQRTFFDSIEKRLKEFLLQERRRAGSNTIKITQTKIAENINSAREVVARTMKKFEQEGLVETKRGIIILKDLENVKKS; this is encoded by the coding sequence ATGCAAAATATTCAAGAAATAACAAAAGAACTTCCGTTTTGGAACAGCCTTTCGGATTCTCAAAAAATATTTTTAAACCAAAACGCGTATTTAAAATCTTTTCCACGCGGAAAAATCCTATCTGGCACAGAAAAAGCCTGCTTAGGTCTTTTTTACGTTGTGTCTGGGAAAATAAGGGTTTATGCAATTTCGGAAGACGGCAAAGAAATAACTCTTTTTAATATTGAAAAAGCCGAAACTTGCGTGCTTTCATCATCTTGCGTAATAGAACAGGTTGAATTTGACGCACAGATGGTTGCAGATGAAGATTGCAAACTTTTAATCTTTGGAGCAAGTGGCATTGGAAAACTTTCAAATGAAAATCTAAATGTAAAATGTTTTGTTTACGAAATTTTGATAAAAAGATTTTCGCAAGTGATGGAAATAATACAACGAACATTCTTTGACAGCATAGAAAAAAGACTCAAAGAATTTTTATTGCAGGAAAGAAGGCGTGCAGGCTCCAACACGATAAAAATCACACAAACAAAAATTGCAGAAAATATAAATAGCGCAAGGGAAGTCGTGGCAAGAACAATGAAAAAATTTGAACAAGAGGGACTTGTTGAAACAAAAAGAGGAATTATTATTTTAAAAGATTTAGAAAATGTGAAAAAAAGTTAG
- a CDS encoding 4Fe-4S binding protein, which yields MAKKYARVNPKDCVACGACTKVCPKQVIKVIKGVFAKVEENACLGCGKCSKVCPASAIELKERELA from the coding sequence ATGGCGAAAAAATATGCAAGAGTGAATCCCAAAGACTGTGTTGCTTGCGGAGCGTGTACAAAAGTTTGCCCCAAACAAGTGATAAAAGTTATAAAAGGTGTATTCGCAAAGGTTGAAGAAAATGCCTGTTTAGGCTGTGGAAAATGTTCTAAAGTATGCCCTGCGAGTGCAATCGAATTAAAAGAGAGGGAACTGGCATGA
- a CDS encoding 4Fe-4S binding protein codes for MKSRWYDYFWLWSILYFSLGFFNILFAWLGLIDFMLPLLIAIFKGDKYFCNNFCGRGQLLNLLGTKLKFSRNKATPKWMRSKIFRYGFLAFFMTMFLNMLFQTYLVASGARGLKEVIKLFWTFKVPWGWTYTAGTVPPWIAQFSFGFYSLMLTSTLIGLIVMSLYKPRTWCAFCPMGTMTQGICKLKAKDALLKEELMCEESGA; via the coding sequence ATGAAAAGCAGGTGGTACGATTATTTTTGGCTCTGGTCAATCCTTTATTTTTCGCTTGGATTTTTTAACATTCTTTTTGCGTGGCTTGGACTTATAGATTTTATGCTTCCTTTGTTGATTGCAATTTTTAAAGGCGATAAATATTTTTGCAATAATTTTTGTGGTCGCGGACAACTTTTAAATCTTTTGGGTACAAAATTAAAATTCTCCCGCAACAAAGCAACGCCAAAATGGATGCGTTCAAAAATTTTTAGATACGGATTTTTGGCTTTTTTTATGACGATGTTCCTAAATATGCTTTTTCAGACGTATTTAGTAGCTTCTGGAGCAAGGGGATTAAAAGAAGTGATAAAACTTTTCTGGACTTTTAAGGTTCCGTGGGGCTGGACATACACAGCAGGAACGGTGCCGCCGTGGATAGCGCAGTTTAGTTTTGGATTTTACAGCTTAATGCTCACCTCAACTTTAATAGGGTTAATCGTTATGTCTTTGTACAAACCAAGAACGTGGTGTGCATTCTGCCCGATGGGAACAATGACACAGGGAATCTGCAAATTAAAAGCCAAAGACGCGTTATTAAAAGAAGAATTGATGTGCGAAGAATCTGGGGCATAA
- a CDS encoding Fic family protein — protein MLEKAPQNKISESVLEILMNPEYLSEINKINDEYFYWDAVKYRIPQKLNAEDFWYAVKQSRIIGSKNFKFSSCNFFYHETNRMQKSLHNFDMNFGGSLSSSNLISDKNKQYYLLNSIMEEAIASSQMEGAATTRKVAKQMLRKQAKPKDKSQQMILNNYNTIRYLSEHKEDEFSPELLLDIHRQITEKTLGDSNDEGRFRTDDNILVVNGITGEVAHTPPSHTLIYSTVQELCDFINFETKNFIHPIIKAIIIHFMISYLHPFVDGNGRTARSLFYWYMLKKNYWLTEYLSISRIIYKSKVQYEKSFLYTEYDDYDLGYFITYNLKVLTRAYEELKIYLQRKSQEQNALLEYKISGLNERQIQIIRLCQEKPDSFFITKELALRFNVSTKTIRADLEGLVKIGLMEIILLNKRLKGYSKAKSFDSKLEKIKGK, from the coding sequence ATGTTAGAAAAGGCACCTCAAAATAAAATATCCGAATCTGTTTTAGAAATTCTTATGAATCCAGAATATCTTTCTGAAATCAATAAGATAAATGATGAGTATTTCTATTGGGATGCAGTAAAATACCGTATTCCGCAAAAATTGAATGCAGAGGATTTCTGGTATGCTGTAAAGCAGTCGAGAATAATTGGCAGCAAAAACTTTAAATTTTCATCGTGCAATTTTTTTTATCATGAAACAAACAGGATGCAAAAAAGCCTCCATAATTTTGATATGAATTTTGGAGGCAGTTTAAGTTCATCAAATCTTATTTCCGATAAAAATAAACAATACTATCTTTTAAATTCAATTATGGAAGAAGCGATTGCTTCAAGCCAGATGGAAGGCGCTGCAACAACAAGAAAAGTTGCCAAGCAAATGCTCAGAAAGCAGGCAAAGCCCAAAGATAAGAGCCAACAGATGATTTTAAATAATTACAACACGATTCGATACCTTTCTGAACATAAAGAGGATGAGTTTTCTCCTGAACTTTTGCTCGACATTCACAGACAGATAACTGAAAAAACTCTAGGGGATTCAAATGATGAAGGTCGATTTAGAACAGATGACAATATCCTTGTTGTAAACGGAATTACTGGCGAAGTTGCCCATACCCCACCTTCTCACACTCTGATTTATTCAACTGTTCAAGAACTTTGTGATTTTATAAATTTTGAAACTAAAAATTTTATTCATCCTATAATAAAAGCGATTATCATACATTTTATGATTTCCTATTTACATCCTTTTGTTGACGGAAATGGGAGAACTGCTCGCTCGCTTTTTTACTGGTATATGCTAAAAAAAAATTATTGGCTAACAGAATATCTTTCAATTTCGAGAATTATATATAAGAGTAAAGTTCAATATGAAAAATCTTTTTTGTATACAGAATATGATGATTATGATTTAGGTTATTTTATTACATATAATTTAAAAGTTTTAACTCGAGCATACGAAGAACTAAAAATATATCTGCAAAGAAAATCTCAGGAACAGAATGCTTTGCTTGAATATAAAATCTCTGGTCTAAATGAAAGGCAAATTCAAATTATAAGATTATGCCAAGAAAAACCTGATTCATTTTTTATAACAAAAGAACTCGCATTAAGATTTAATGTATCGACAAAAACTATAAGGGCAGATTTAGAGGGACTTGTAAAAATTGGACTTATGGAAATTATTCTTTTGAATAAAAGACTCAAAGGATATTCAAAGGCTAAAAGTTTTGATTCTAAACTAGAAAAAATTAAGGGAAAATAG
- a CDS encoding shikimate kinase yields MSKAIILMGVKHCGKSTQARLVANFFSVPWFDSDDVIFEKTGMSAREIYSYRGKDTFLEAEKDACLALKDIEKTLANNSDFSCVIATGGGICNNNAALEILKSFGILVFLNAEEKIACSRITREVKKNPDGSLSNLPAYIAKENPQTLEDVRAIFHNFFVERQKLYESVCDVKINLSSGSKTENRDLIISALKKIS; encoded by the coding sequence ATGTCTAAGGCAATTATTTTGATGGGCGTTAAGCACTGTGGCAAATCTACGCAGGCTAGGCTCGTTGCTAATTTTTTTTCTGTTCCGTGGTTTGATTCCGATGATGTGATTTTTGAGAAAACTGGTATGTCTGCGCGCGAAATTTATTCTTACAGGGGTAAGGACACTTTTTTGGAGGCTGAAAAAGATGCCTGTCTTGCTCTTAAAGATATTGAAAAAACTTTGGCTAATAATAGTGATTTTTCCTGCGTGATTGCTACTGGTGGCGGAATCTGCAACAACAATGCTGCTCTGGAAATTTTAAAAAGTTTTGGAATTTTAGTTTTTTTAAATGCGGAAGAAAAAATCGCTTGCTCGAGGATTACAAGGGAAGTTAAAAAAAATCCAGACGGTTCGCTTTCTAACTTGCCGGCTTACATTGCAAAAGAAAACCCTCAAACCTTAGAAGATGTGAGGGCAATTTTTCACAATTTTTTTGTTGAAAGGCAAAAACTTTATGAGTCTGTCTGCGATGTGAAGATTAACCTTTCATCAGGCTCTAAAACTGAAAACCGAGATTTGATTATTTCTGCCTTAAAAAAAATTTCTTAA
- a CDS encoding FKBP-type peptidyl-prolyl cis-trans isomerase encodes MKIGKNKMVKIHYTLKDDEGKVIDSSIGKEALEYLHGEGMLIPGMERELENKEKGAKFNAVIEPKDGYGEYKPEYVVEVPRDRFDANAQIEVGQKFQAETPSGNMLVTVTKVTPENITIDSNHELAGKRLHFEVEVVDIRDATSEELSPYQYNESCGCSGGCGSCGGGCGGCGGGCE; translated from the coding sequence ATGAAAATCGGAAAAAATAAAATGGTAAAAATCCATTACACTTTAAAAGACGACGAAGGAAAAGTGATAGATTCTTCAATCGGCAAAGAAGCGCTCGAATATCTGCACGGAGAGGGAATGCTGATTCCTGGAATGGAAAGAGAACTTGAAAACAAAGAAAAAGGTGCAAAGTTTAATGCTGTAATTGAACCAAAAGATGGATATGGCGAATACAAACCTGAGTATGTTGTAGAAGTTCCACGCGATAGATTCGATGCGAATGCACAAATCGAAGTAGGACAAAAGTTTCAGGCAGAAACGCCTAGTGGCAATATGCTCGTAACAGTTACAAAAGTTACGCCAGAAAATATCACAATCGATTCAAACCACGAGCTTGCAGGAAAAAGGCTCCACTTTGAAGTAGAAGTAGTAGACATACGCGATGCAACTTCAGAAGAATTATCTCCATATCAATACAACGAAAGTTGTGGTTGCAGCGGTGGTTGCGGAAGCTGCGGCGGCGGATGTGGTGGTTGTGGCGGTGGCTGCGAATAA
- a CDS encoding cation:proton antiporter domain-containing protein: MHFQILQGGQIVFLLGLMLFFGSFGGRIFQKLKIPQVVGYIVIGIIIGASGFKILGDRLISALDPISTIALSLIGFLVGAELKIDVIKKYGKQFVGILIGETTVPFFVTFFLVGSATFLITKNFAYSLSLGLLLGAICTATAPAATTDVLKEYRTKGPLTTTTLGIVAMDDAVALVAYTIATAIASPLLRGIQVPVFAQLCSIAYEISVSIALGLAIGFIITKIITPMMNDEGRVLGFTLGMIFLSTGIAELAEFKVGNVVLSIDHILAAMSAGFYITNFALPKTKNMFKLIDKYTPPIYVLFFVTVGAKLNVWQLKPLFILTALLYVIGRTLGKTIGSRLGARITKAPDTVRKYLPYCLLSQAGVAIGLSTAAGKDFASTIGGEIMLIITATTFIVQILGPICVRYGVSKAGEVGLDFNIEDLMQKALVKDVECEGKKICSKSNYAVVDETDTVGNIINSFSKHKNMNYAVRGQDGKIAGQISLEHLKEAMQIGEMGTYMLSMDIMDKYNLVCTPETSLPDAYKLFDDYDTEAICIVNENNEPLGILEKYTVDHYLHTKVVELEHKLAKMA; this comes from the coding sequence ATGCATTTTCAAATTTTACAAGGAGGGCAGATAGTATTTCTTTTAGGACTAATGCTCTTTTTTGGCTCATTTGGTGGGCGCATATTTCAAAAATTAAAAATTCCGCAAGTTGTAGGCTATATCGTAATAGGAATAATCATAGGTGCTTCTGGTTTTAAAATCTTAGGCGACCGTCTGATAAGCGCACTCGACCCTATAAGCACAATCGCACTTTCGCTGATAGGATTTTTGGTAGGTGCCGAATTAAAAATTGATGTGATAAAAAAATATGGGAAACAATTCGTTGGAATTTTAATCGGCGAAACAACTGTTCCTTTCTTTGTAACTTTTTTTCTTGTAGGAAGTGCCACTTTTTTAATCACCAAAAATTTTGCTTATTCATTGAGCCTTGGACTTTTGCTCGGTGCGATTTGTACCGCAACCGCCCCTGCCGCAACAACAGACGTTCTTAAAGAATACAGAACAAAAGGACCGCTCACAACCACAACTTTGGGAATAGTTGCAATGGACGACGCAGTCGCACTCGTTGCCTATACAATCGCTACAGCAATCGCTTCTCCATTGCTTCGCGGAATACAAGTTCCTGTATTTGCACAACTTTGTTCAATCGCTTATGAAATTTCAGTTTCTATTGCGCTTGGACTTGCAATAGGATTTATCATCACAAAAATAATAACACCAATGATGAACGACGAAGGCAGAGTTTTGGGATTCACGCTTGGGATGATTTTTCTTTCAACAGGAATTGCAGAACTTGCAGAATTTAAAGTTGGAAATGTCGTTTTAAGCATCGACCATATTCTAGCAGCAATGAGCGCAGGGTTTTACATAACGAATTTTGCCCTTCCAAAAACAAAAAATATGTTCAAATTGATAGACAAATACACTCCGCCAATCTATGTGCTGTTTTTCGTTACAGTTGGAGCAAAACTCAATGTCTGGCAATTAAAACCTCTTTTTATTTTAACAGCACTCCTTTACGTTATTGGACGCACCCTAGGGAAGACTATAGGTTCAAGGCTTGGTGCAAGAATAACAAAAGCGCCAGACACAGTGCGAAAATATCTTCCGTATTGTCTTTTAAGTCAGGCAGGAGTTGCAATCGGTTTGAGTACCGCAGCAGGAAAAGATTTTGCAAGCACGATTGGTGGCGAAATTATGCTGATAATCACTGCGACAACATTCATAGTGCAGATTTTAGGACCAATCTGTGTTCGCTACGGAGTTTCAAAAGCAGGCGAAGTTGGACTGGATTTTAATATTGAAGACTTGATGCAAAAAGCTTTAGTAAAAGATGTTGAATGTGAAGGCAAAAAAATCTGTTCAAAATCAAACTACGCAGTTGTAGATGAAACAGACACAGTAGGAAACATAATCAATTCATTCAGCAAGCATAAAAATATGAACTATGCAGTGCGTGGACAGGACGGAAAAATTGCAGGCCAGATAAGCCTTGAGCACTTAAAAGAAGCGATGCAGATTGGCGAAATGGGGACTTATATGCTTTCTATGGATATAATGGATAAATATAATTTGGTTTGCACGCCAGAAACTTCACTTCCAGATGCGTATAAACTTTTTGATGATTACGACACAGAAGCAATCTGCATAGTAAACGAAAATAACGAACCATTAGGAATATTAGAAAAATATACAGTAGATCATTATTTGCATACAAAAGTTGTAGAACTTGAACACAAACTTGCAAAAATGGCTTAA